One part of the Sphingopyxis sp. TUF1 genome encodes these proteins:
- a CDS encoding TetR/AcrR family transcriptional regulator encodes MPRPKTISDAEVIEAALAMLAEKGPSFTITDIADRVKLSRATLIQRFGDRQAILLRMADFQVEQTRLWLDGMPSESGPAAFRAFVETIVNSMGEGAGFSAHVAIAALEARDPALRARAAERYRLVQQAIAERAAFHSDPVGFAGHIHAIIAGATMQWVADPAQSGLADFILARLRWAIAEMAPEKP; translated from the coding sequence ATGCCGCGCCCCAAGACCATTTCCGATGCCGAGGTTATCGAGGCGGCGCTGGCGATGCTGGCGGAAAAGGGGCCGTCGTTCACGATCACCGACATCGCCGACCGCGTGAAGCTGTCGCGCGCGACGCTGATCCAGCGGTTCGGCGATCGCCAGGCGATATTGCTGCGCATGGCCGATTTTCAGGTCGAGCAAACCCGGCTGTGGCTTGACGGGATGCCGTCCGAGTCCGGCCCCGCGGCTTTTCGCGCGTTCGTCGAAACCATCGTCAACAGCATGGGCGAAGGGGCCGGGTTTTCGGCCCATGTCGCGATCGCGGCGCTCGAGGCGCGCGATCCGGCGCTGCGCGCGCGCGCCGCCGAACGCTATCGGCTGGTCCAGCAGGCGATTGCGGAGCGCGCCGCTTTCCACAGCGACCCCGTGGGTTTTGCCGGGCATATTCATGCCATCATCGCCGGGGCGACGATGCAGTGGGTGGCCGATCCCGCACAGTCGGGGCTGGCCGATTTCATCCTTGCGCGCCTGCGCTGGGCGATTGCCGAAATGGCGCCGGAAAAGCCTTGA
- a CDS encoding glutathione S-transferase family protein, whose amino-acid sequence MIVYGSIVSPYVRKLLAYIGEKGIDFELKGVGLGDPDPGFKAASPLGKMPAMDDDGFMLADSSAIIHYLEAKHPEPALIPADPKERGQVIWWEEFGDTVFAACSGKMFFNRIVAPKFLGREGDLTAAAAAEAEELPKLLDYLEGAIPASGFLVGDRLTLADLAVASPLINFRHCGSCIDMGKHPKIAAWSEAILSRPSMAPWIAKEERMMAKVLGG is encoded by the coding sequence ATGATTGTTTATGGTTCGATAGTGTCGCCCTATGTGCGCAAGCTGCTGGCCTATATCGGTGAAAAGGGGATCGACTTCGAGCTGAAGGGCGTCGGGCTGGGCGATCCCGATCCGGGGTTCAAGGCGGCGTCACCGCTGGGCAAGATGCCCGCGATGGACGACGACGGCTTCATGCTCGCCGATTCGAGCGCGATCATCCATTATCTGGAAGCGAAGCACCCCGAACCTGCACTGATCCCCGCCGACCCCAAGGAGCGCGGGCAAGTGATCTGGTGGGAGGAGTTCGGCGACACGGTGTTCGCGGCGTGCAGCGGCAAGATGTTCTTCAACCGCATCGTCGCGCCGAAATTCCTCGGCCGTGAGGGCGACTTGACCGCCGCGGCGGCCGCCGAGGCGGAGGAATTGCCCAAGCTGCTCGATTATCTGGAGGGCGCGATCCCCGCCTCGGGTTTCCTCGTCGGCGACCGGCTGACGCTCGCCGACCTCGCGGTCGCGTCGCCGCTGATCAATTTCCGCCACTGCGGATCGTGCATCGACATGGGCAAGCATCCGAAGATCGCGGCGTGGAGCGAAGCCATCCTGTCGCGGCCTAGCATGGCGCCGTGGATTGCGAAGGAGGAGCGGATGATGGCGAAGGTTTTGGGTGGGTGA
- a CDS encoding metal-dependent hydrolase, which yields MSSLSRSPTPADLSITPRDMRFGRDDKQGRWWLNGDPIASAFHTALSVTFPKGEAMFIEAVKAHRGGVPDKLAREIRAFTQQEVIHSREHVVFNKKAAEAGYDLSELEADVDEVMELIKARPPIVNLMATIALEHYTAMMAAVMLREDRMYAGAEPEWAALWKWHAIEEIEHKGVAYDTWLHATKDWSRFRRWRAKSIMMLLVTTRFWPKRVKGMKALLKQDGLTGWRVTARIWWYLLGSPGVLRKSFLPWLSYFMPGFHPWNHDDRALIGKYESDYADAVMPAHSSRPELAAAAG from the coding sequence ATGTCCAGCCTTTCCCGGTCGCCGACCCCCGCCGATCTGTCGATCACCCCGCGCGATATGCGGTTCGGCCGCGACGACAAGCAGGGCCGTTGGTGGCTTAACGGCGATCCGATTGCCTCGGCCTTTCACACCGCGCTGTCGGTCACCTTTCCCAAGGGCGAGGCGATGTTCATCGAGGCGGTGAAGGCGCACCGGGGCGGCGTTCCCGACAAGCTGGCGCGCGAAATCCGCGCCTTTACCCAGCAGGAAGTGATCCACAGCCGCGAGCATGTCGTGTTCAACAAAAAGGCGGCCGAGGCGGGGTACGACCTGTCCGAACTCGAAGCCGATGTCGATGAGGTGATGGAGCTGATCAAGGCGCGCCCGCCGATCGTCAACCTGATGGCGACGATCGCGCTCGAACATTATACCGCGATGATGGCCGCGGTGATGCTGCGCGAGGACAGGATGTATGCGGGCGCCGAGCCCGAATGGGCGGCGCTGTGGAAATGGCACGCGATCGAGGAAATCGAGCATAAGGGCGTCGCGTACGACACCTGGCTGCACGCGACGAAGGACTGGAGCCGGTTTCGGCGCTGGCGCGCCAAGTCTATCATGATGCTGCTCGTCACCACGCGTTTCTGGCCCAAGCGGGTGAAGGGGATGAAGGCGCTGCTCAAGCAGGACGGGCTGACCGGCTGGCGCGTCACGGCGCGCATCTGGTGGTATCTGCTCGGATCGCCCGGCGTGCTGCGCAAAAGCTTTCTGCCGTGGCTGTCCTATTTCATGCCGGGTTTTCACCCGTGGAACCACGACGACCGCGCGCTGATCGGCAAATATGAAAGCGATTATGCCGACGCGGTAATGCCGGCGCATTCGTCGCGGCCCGAGCTGGCGGCGGCGGCGGGCTGA
- a CDS encoding TetR/AcrR family transcriptional regulator, translated as MSIVKKRLSPEESRSAALEAARHILIEMGPAAVTLKAVAARIDRTHANLLHHFGSAAGLQKALAAYQAETVCETIGKKMAESPPDERNVREIVDLAFDAFNSGGAGALATWMAATGNDDALDPIVEAIHRLIDGMAPDADEKRLMHEDTLALVLMALGDAQLGGPMAEALGLPRDTARVLATELITGRIAKFWADHGGKAGS; from the coding sequence ATGTCAATAGTGAAGAAGCGTCTCAGTCCCGAGGAAAGCCGTTCGGCGGCGCTCGAGGCGGCGCGTCATATCCTCATCGAAATGGGGCCGGCGGCGGTGACGCTGAAGGCCGTGGCGGCGCGGATCGACCGTACCCACGCCAATTTGCTCCACCATTTTGGCAGCGCCGCGGGGCTGCAAAAGGCGCTCGCCGCCTATCAGGCCGAAACCGTGTGCGAAACGATCGGCAAAAAAATGGCCGAATCGCCGCCGGACGAGCGCAATGTGCGCGAGATCGTCGACCTCGCCTTCGACGCCTTCAACAGCGGCGGCGCGGGCGCGCTCGCGACATGGATGGCGGCGACGGGCAACGACGACGCGCTCGACCCGATCGTCGAGGCGATCCACCGCCTGATCGACGGCATGGCGCCCGATGCCGACGAAAAGCGGCTGATGCACGAAGACACGCTCGCGCTCGTCCTGATGGCGCTCGGCGACGCCCAGCTCGGCGGCCCGATGGCCGAAGCCCTCGGCCTCCCCCGCGACACCGCCCGCGTCCTCGCCACCGAACTCATCACCGGCCGCATCGCGAAATTCTGGGCCGACCATGGGGGCAAGGCGGGGAGCTGA
- a CDS encoding MDR family MFS transporter → MASRSLPRRPAAAALPADDSIPLHQRIRYRGLLTVAVMGASIMQILDTTIANVAIPHMQSALGATSETVTWVLTSYILASAIAMPITGWLADRIGRRELFLAAVTGFIVASMACGAAQSLEQMIAFRFLQGVFAAFIGPLSQSVMLDINPPERHARAMSIWGMGIMIGPILGPVLGGWLTEQANWRWVFYVNLPVGLVTLALMWALLPAMRRTRRKFDLFGFSMLALGLAALQLMLDRGAHLDWFDSIEIWIELGVAVACLWIFFVHLFTARAPLFSRAMLADRNLVTAMGFMIVIGIVMFASMALLPPMLQNLFGWPVIDTGLVLAVRGIGILASMWVAGQLLGKVDARWLVGTGLAIAAFSLWQMSHWSLAMGMQPVIISGLVQGLGMGLIFIPLNTMAFATIAPQHRTDGSSLLNLLRSLGASVGISVVTTLLGANIQTSHQDIAAHVTNSSVALLDPSTADRFGIVGDSALAMLDAEINRQAAMVAYIDDFWAMMWVTALSVPLVLLLRPPKAGAPRASAADMGH, encoded by the coding sequence ATGGCCTCCCGCTCCCTCCCCCGCCGTCCCGCCGCCGCCGCGCTCCCCGCCGACGACAGCATCCCGCTCCACCAACGCATCCGCTACCGCGGGCTGCTCACCGTCGCCGTCATGGGCGCGTCGATCATGCAGATCCTCGACACGACGATCGCCAACGTCGCGATCCCGCATATGCAGTCGGCGCTCGGCGCGACGAGCGAGACGGTGACGTGGGTGCTCACCAGCTATATCCTCGCCAGCGCGATCGCGATGCCGATCACCGGCTGGCTCGCCGACCGCATCGGGCGGCGCGAGCTCTTCCTCGCCGCTGTCACCGGCTTCATCGTCGCGTCGATGGCGTGCGGCGCGGCGCAATCGCTCGAACAGATGATCGCCTTCCGCTTCCTCCAGGGCGTTTTCGCTGCATTCATCGGCCCGCTGTCGCAGTCGGTGATGCTCGACATCAACCCGCCCGAGCGCCATGCGCGCGCAATGTCGATCTGGGGCATGGGGATCATGATCGGCCCCATTCTCGGCCCCGTGCTCGGCGGCTGGCTGACCGAACAGGCGAACTGGCGCTGGGTTTTCTACGTCAACCTGCCCGTCGGGCTCGTCACCCTCGCGCTGATGTGGGCGCTGCTTCCCGCGATGCGCCGGACACGCCGCAAGTTCGACCTCTTCGGCTTTTCGATGCTCGCATTGGGGCTCGCCGCGCTGCAACTGATGCTCGACCGCGGCGCGCATCTCGACTGGTTCGACAGCATCGAGATCTGGATCGAACTCGGCGTCGCGGTCGCGTGCCTGTGGATCTTCTTCGTCCATCTGTTCACCGCGCGCGCGCCCTTGTTCAGCCGCGCAATGCTCGCCGACCGCAACCTCGTCACCGCGATGGGCTTCATGATCGTCATCGGCATCGTCATGTTTGCGTCGATGGCGCTGTTGCCGCCGATGCTGCAAAATCTGTTTGGCTGGCCGGTGATCGACACCGGGCTGGTGCTCGCGGTGCGCGGCATCGGCATCCTCGCGAGCATGTGGGTCGCGGGGCAATTGCTGGGCAAGGTCGACGCGCGCTGGCTCGTCGGCACCGGCCTCGCCATCGCCGCCTTCTCGCTGTGGCAGATGAGCCACTGGTCGCTCGCCATGGGGATGCAGCCGGTGATTATCAGCGGGCTGGTGCAGGGGCTCGGCATGGGGCTGATCTTCATTCCGCTGAACACCATGGCCTTCGCGACGATCGCACCGCAGCACCGCACCGACGGGTCGAGCCTGCTCAACCTGCTGCGCAGCCTCGGTGCCTCGGTCGGCATCTCGGTCGTCACGACCCTGCTCGGCGCGAATATCCAGACGAGCCATCAGGATATTGCCGCGCATGTCACCAACAGCTCGGTCGCGCTCCTCGACCCCTCGACCGCCGACCGCTTCGGTATCGTCGGCGACAGTGCGCTGGCGATGCTCGATGCGGAGATCAACCGGCAGGCGGCGATGGTCGCCTATATCGACGATTTCTGGGCGATGATGTGGGTGACGGCGCTTTCGGTCCCCCTCGTCCTCCTGCTCCGCCCGCCCAAAGCCGGCGCGCCCAGGGCATCGGCCGCCGACATGGGGCATTAG
- a CDS encoding CHASE domain-containing protein produces MRPSSWADRLLALSARFIGLAILTATFAAAVGSFFYNRAQEHDRVERLAMQVDARLRDHVAVLEGVRALYQSDSSASGPGIRAYLAALQPQVHAPGMEGVGIAAAMRAGTPAAVETKLRENYGRDIRVWPATDQPVGFVVVLVEPYTPRRDAALGFDMFSDPTRRDAMRRAWQTGEPAASGVVQLAQEKGLTVKQPGFLIYLPVYARAPGGANGATIVTANGARPVEAFVYAPFRIGDMMRAVLGPQLETLDGIEIYAGHGPSAPLVFRKGDIGWDPQEEMLRVADRQWTMRISSGRLLERLGRPFAILLFGIAVALLATQLHRVQRRRTEAAQALADEKARHAEDRELMIGEMAHRMKNAFARIGALARITLRESSSLDEFEAKFDGRMRALSDAKQMLVTGAVDTVELERIVHRELDLAGVSPDRLAAVTGPAVRLDDEGAQAMSLALHEFVTNSIKYGALSGRGELRVGWHREDGQVTLEWTESGLPDTPNVEQESFGTRFIRTMIERQLKGTWTRTADDHRLSIVIRWPDQPAPDQSPPVD; encoded by the coding sequence ATGCGCCCTTCGTCATGGGCAGACCGGCTGCTCGCGCTGTCGGCGCGATTTATCGGCCTCGCCATCCTCACTGCCACGTTCGCCGCGGCGGTGGGCAGCTTCTTTTACAATCGCGCCCAGGAACATGACCGCGTCGAGCGCCTCGCGATGCAGGTCGACGCGCGGCTGCGCGATCATGTCGCGGTGCTGGAGGGGGTGCGCGCGCTCTATCAATCGGACAGCAGCGCCAGCGGCCCGGGCATCCGCGCCTATCTCGCCGCCTTGCAACCGCAAGTCCACGCGCCCGGCATGGAAGGCGTCGGCATCGCCGCCGCGATGCGCGCCGGCACGCCTGCGGCGGTCGAGACCAAGCTGCGCGAAAACTATGGCCGCGACATCAGGGTGTGGCCGGCGACCGACCAGCCGGTCGGCTTTGTGGTCGTCCTGGTCGAACCCTATACGCCGCGCCGCGACGCGGCGCTCGGATTCGATATGTTCAGTGACCCCACGCGCCGCGACGCGATGCGCCGCGCCTGGCAGACGGGCGAGCCGGCGGCGAGCGGCGTTGTCCAGCTGGCGCAGGAAAAGGGCCTCACCGTCAAACAGCCGGGGTTTCTGATCTACCTCCCGGTCTATGCCCGCGCGCCCGGCGGCGCCAACGGCGCGACCATCGTCACGGCGAACGGCGCGCGTCCGGTCGAGGCCTTTGTCTACGCCCCGTTCCGCATCGGCGACATGATGCGCGCGGTTCTTGGCCCCCAGCTCGAGACGCTCGACGGGATCGAAATCTATGCCGGACACGGGCCGTCGGCGCCGCTCGTCTTCCGCAAGGGCGATATCGGCTGGGACCCGCAGGAAGAGATGCTGCGCGTCGCCGACCGCCAGTGGACGATGCGCATTTCCTCGGGTCGGCTCCTCGAACGGCTCGGCCGGCCGTTTGCGATCCTGCTCTTCGGCATCGCGGTTGCCCTGCTCGCCACCCAGCTCCACCGCGTCCAGCGGCGGCGGACCGAGGCGGCGCAAGCGCTCGCCGACGAAAAGGCCCGCCATGCCGAGGACCGCGAGCTGATGATCGGCGAGATGGCGCACCGCATGAAGAACGCCTTTGCCCGCATCGGCGCGCTCGCGCGCATTACCTTGCGCGAATCCTCCAGCCTCGACGAGTTCGAGGCGAAGTTCGACGGCCGGATGCGCGCGCTCTCGGACGCCAAGCAGATGCTCGTCACCGGCGCGGTCGACACCGTCGAGCTCGAACGCATCGTCCACCGCGAGCTCGACCTAGCCGGCGTCTCGCCCGACCGCCTCGCCGCGGTCACCGGCCCCGCGGTGCGGCTCGATGACGAGGGCGCGCAGGCGATGTCGCTCGCGCTCCACGAATTCGTCACCAACAGCATCAAATATGGCGCGCTGTCGGGCCGGGGCGAGCTTCGCGTCGGCTGGCACCGCGAGGATGGCCAGGTGACGCTCGAGTGGACCGAAAGCGGCCTGCCCGACACCCCGAATGTCGAACAGGAAAGCTTCGGCACGCGCTTCATCCGCACGATGATCGAACGCCAGCTCAAAGGGACATGGACGCGCACAGCCGACGACCATCGCCTCTCCATCGTCATCCGCTGGCCCGACCAGCCGGCGCCCGACCAGTCCCCGCCCGTGGATTGA
- a CDS encoding alpha/beta fold hydrolase, which yields MIRRNNGQVVHRDMILATEEFGEADDPAIVLIMGATASMIGWPDGLCIDLARHGFRVVRFDHRDTGRSTTVPPGEADYAVEDMAADVVAILDGLGLGHAHLVGMSLGGYIGQMIAVDHPARVATLTLIASEPLGWDGDPLPHIAPEFMTHFAALETLDWTDAAAVEDFLVGIDALSCGPGHRFDAAASHAQARRALSRTASPASMFNHATVEARQEWAGAYRRIAQPTLVIHGQDDPVLPIENGRALAAGIADAHIAELAGVGHELPAAHIPKIAALIARHAKGEG from the coding sequence ATGATACGCAGGAACAACGGGCAGGTCGTCCATCGGGACATGATATTGGCGACCGAGGAGTTCGGCGAAGCCGATGACCCGGCGATTGTCCTGATCATGGGCGCGACCGCCTCGATGATCGGGTGGCCCGATGGCCTGTGCATCGATCTGGCGCGTCATGGATTTCGCGTCGTCCGCTTCGACCATCGCGATACCGGCCGGTCGACCACGGTCCCGCCCGGCGAGGCTGATTATGCGGTCGAGGATATGGCGGCCGACGTCGTGGCGATATTGGATGGCCTGGGCCTGGGTCACGCGCACCTCGTCGGCATGTCGCTGGGCGGCTATATCGGCCAGATGATCGCGGTCGATCACCCGGCGCGCGTCGCAACGCTGACGCTGATCGCGTCCGAGCCGCTGGGGTGGGATGGCGACCCGCTGCCGCATATCGCGCCCGAATTCATGACGCATTTTGCCGCGCTGGAGACGCTCGACTGGACCGACGCAGCGGCGGTCGAGGATTTTCTGGTCGGCATCGACGCGCTCAGCTGCGGGCCGGGGCATCGTTTCGACGCCGCCGCATCGCACGCGCAGGCGCGCCGGGCCCTGTCGCGGACCGCCAGCCCCGCCAGCATGTTCAACCATGCGACGGTGGAGGCGCGACAGGAATGGGCGGGGGCATATCGCCGGATCGCACAGCCGACGCTTGTCATCCACGGACAGGATGACCCGGTGCTGCCCATCGAAAATGGCCGCGCGCTGGCGGCGGGCATAGCCGATGCGCACATCGCCGAGCTGGCAGGGGTCGGCCATGAACTTCCGGCGGCGCATATCCCGAAGATCGCCGCGCTGATCGCGCGCCATGCCAAGGGCGAGGGCTGA
- a CDS encoding ABC-F family ATP-binding cassette domain-containing protein, translating into MPSITLADLSWSTPDGRAVLSNLDIQFQPERTGIVGRNGVGKSTLLRLLTGELAPAGGHIAIDGRVAMLRQTVQVDAAATIADLFGATDGLALLRKAEAGTATADELARADWTLEARLDAALAAIGLAVPADAPLAHLSGGQRTRAALAGTMFAAPDFLLLDEPTNNLDREGRAIVRRLLRGWRGGAIVVSHDRELLEEMDAIVKLSATGAARYGGGWSAYRARKAVEQAAAEADLANAEKRIDSARQQAQTAHEKQDRRDKRGRAKGARGDLPRILTGALKRRAEETRAAARRLADRQRADAAAELAAARARVETADPLSAGLPSTGLPMSRTVLVLDRVTAGYGAAPPVIDNLSLTVTGPERIAITGPNGSGKSTLLALVAGTLAPWSGQVRVGVPLALLDQRVNLLDPARSIAANLLARNPGTTNNQCRAALARFGFRADAADRIAGTLSGGQLLRAGLACVLGAPQPPQLLILDEPGNHLDIDSLAAIESGLAAYDGALLVVSHDGMFLDAIGIDRTVALGAGTARRDTADP; encoded by the coding sequence ATGCCTTCGATCACCCTTGCCGACCTCAGCTGGTCCACGCCTGACGGCCGCGCCGTCCTCTCGAACCTAGACATTCAGTTCCAGCCCGAACGCACCGGCATCGTCGGGCGCAACGGTGTCGGCAAATCGACGCTGCTGCGCCTCCTGACCGGCGAGCTTGCCCCCGCCGGCGGCCATATCGCCATCGACGGCCGCGTCGCGATGCTGCGCCAGACGGTACAGGTCGACGCCGCCGCAACCATCGCCGACCTTTTCGGCGCCACCGACGGACTCGCGCTGCTGCGCAAGGCCGAGGCGGGCACCGCGACCGCCGACGAACTCGCGCGCGCCGACTGGACGCTCGAAGCCCGGCTCGACGCCGCCCTTGCCGCGATCGGCCTAGCCGTACCCGCCGACGCCCCGCTCGCGCACCTCTCGGGCGGCCAGCGCACGCGCGCTGCGCTCGCGGGCACGATGTTCGCCGCGCCCGACTTTCTCCTCCTCGACGAGCCCACCAACAACCTCGACCGCGAAGGGCGCGCGATCGTGCGCCGGCTCCTCCGCGGCTGGCGCGGCGGCGCGATCGTCGTCAGCCACGACCGCGAACTGCTCGAGGAAATGGACGCGATCGTCAAACTCTCCGCCACCGGCGCGGCACGCTATGGCGGCGGCTGGAGCGCATATCGTGCGCGCAAGGCGGTCGAGCAAGCGGCGGCCGAAGCCGATCTCGCGAACGCCGAAAAGCGTATCGACTCCGCACGGCAACAAGCGCAGACCGCGCATGAAAAACAGGATCGTCGCGACAAACGCGGGCGCGCCAAGGGTGCGCGCGGCGACCTGCCGCGAATCCTCACGGGCGCTCTCAAACGCCGCGCGGAAGAAACGCGCGCCGCGGCCCGTCGCCTCGCCGATCGCCAGCGCGCCGACGCCGCAGCCGAACTCGCCGCTGCCCGCGCACGCGTTGAGACCGCCGATCCGTTGTCGGCCGGCCTGCCATCGACGGGTCTGCCCATGTCGCGCACCGTGCTCGTGCTCGATCGCGTCACCGCGGGTTATGGCGCCGCGCCCCCGGTGATCGACAATCTCTCGCTCACCGTCACCGGCCCCGAACGGATCGCGATAACCGGCCCCAACGGTTCAGGAAAATCCACCCTGCTCGCGCTCGTCGCCGGGACGCTCGCACCATGGTCGGGACAAGTCCGCGTCGGCGTCCCGCTCGCGCTGCTCGACCAGCGCGTCAACCTCCTCGACCCCGCGCGCTCGATCGCCGCCAATTTACTCGCGCGCAATCCGGGCACGACGAACAATCAATGCCGCGCCGCACTCGCGCGCTTCGGCTTTCGCGCCGACGCCGCCGATCGCATCGCCGGCACGCTCAGCGGCGGCCAGCTGCTCCGCGCCGGGCTCGCCTGCGTCCTCGGCGCGCCGCAGCCACCGCAACTGCTGATCCTCGACGAGCCGGGCAACCACCTCGACATCGATTCGCTCGCCGCGATCGAAAGCGGGCTCGCCGCCTATGACGGCGCGCTGCTCGTCGTTAGCCACGACGGCATGTTTCTCGATGCGATCGGGATCGACCGCACGGTCGCTCTGGGTGCCGGCACCGCCCGCCGGGATACGGCCGATCCCTGA